A genomic region of Raphanus sativus cultivar WK10039 chromosome 6, ASM80110v3, whole genome shotgun sequence contains the following coding sequences:
- the LOC108834742 gene encoding uncharacterized protein LOC108834742 isoform X4 — MLNDREETLTRHEILSMVKKHSKSLGKTSLDEQEASDVEMDSNFWHGVFDVYFVRCMESRRRQDDDLLFFVKKLSCKSYGLTENEDAPAPYFVRRWAPKLDVLLGESLAEVDWRKSFYLNMVAHTSFTVTVAICSNEALKKYQGSKDTTLSSIYKVVKTVYASPSRVNFHLDSKKEVETTPAYPEICFAVDDFDSTFDAVVLTEKDHCYCVLLNSHDGAAFPSADVKTDKDSSGSNTNTDPRRVKDPKVTLFSGFVSYQMVREAYEGGRNRFGSLLSLGHHSGKADRLYMKGPGGRGEVEVAVSGVIAKHAIAAATASYDEDEMFPLKCCLMSISLPWDTIAHDLLFKGSPPVNME, encoded by the exons ATGCTCAACGACAGAGAAGAGACTCTTACTAG GCATGAGATACTGAGCATGGTGAAAAAGCACTCAAAGTCGTTGGGAAAGACGTCTCTTGATGAGCAAGAGGCTTCAGATGTAGAGATGGACTCTAATTTCTGGCACGGTGTGTTTGATGTCTACTTCGTTCGATGCATGGAGTCTAGGAGGCGCCAAGACGATGATCTTCTATTCTTTGTGAAAAAATTG AGCTGTAAATCATATGGTTTGACTGAAAATGAGGACGCACCAGCTCCTTACTTCGTGCGCAGGTGGGCACCTAAG TTGGATGTGCTGCTTGGTGAAAGTCTGGCTGAAGTTGATTGGAGGAAATCATTTTATTTGAACATGGTTGCTCACACATCATTCACTGTTACTGTGGCGATTTGCAG TAATGAGGCCCTTAAGAAGTACCAAGGAAGTAAAGACACAACACTCTCTTCTATATACAAG GTTGTAAAAACTGTTTATGCATCACCTAGTCGCGTTAATTTTCATCTGGACTCAAAGAAG GAAGTGGAGACAACACCTGCTTACCCAGAAATTTGTTTTGCCGTAGATGATTTCGACTCAACATTTGATGCCGTG GTTCTGACAGAAAAAGATCATTGCTATTGTGTACTTCTTAATTCTCATGATGGGGCAGCCTTTCCAAGTGCAGATGTAAAAACTGATAAAGATTCCAGTGGTTCTAATACAAATACAGACCCGAGAAGGGTGAAAGATCCTAAG GTTACTCTGTTTTCTGGGTTTGTCAGCTATCAAATGGTTCGAGAAGCCTATGAAG gGGGGAGGAACCGGTTCGGAAGTCTTCTATCGCTGGGCCATCACTCAGGAAAAGCAGACAGACTTTATATGAAAGGCCCTGGAGGACGTGGAGAAGTTGAAGTAGCTGTCTCTGGCGTTATAG CTAAGCATGCAATAGCAGCTGCTACGGCCTCATATGATGAAGACGAGATGTTCCCTCTGAAATGCTGTTTAATGTCCATATCGTTGCCATGGGACACTATAGCTCATGATCTCTTATTCAAG GGATCTCCACCAGTAAACATGGAGTAA
- the LOC108834742 gene encoding uncharacterized protein LOC108834742 isoform X1: MLNDREETLTRHEILSMVKKHSKSLGKTSLDEQEASDVEMDSNFWHGVFDVYFVRCMESRRRQDDDLLFFVKKLSCKSYGLTENEDAPAPYFVRRWAPKLDVLLGESLAEVDWRKSFYLNMVAHTSFTVTVAICSNEALKKYQGSKDTTLSSIYKVVKTVYASPSRVNFHLDSKKEVETTPAYPEICFAVDDFDSTFDAVVLTEKDHCYCVLLNSHDGAAFPSADVKTDKDSSGSNTNTDPRRVKDPKVTLFSGFVSYQMVREAYEGGRNRFGSLLSLGHHSGKADRLYMKGPGGRGEVEVAVSGVIDQSQVVLGPVSPMSSKKSIDLGSIFRKAASVASVAAKHAIAAATASYDEDEMFPLKCCLMSISLPWDTIAHDLLFKGSPPVNME; this comes from the exons ATGCTCAACGACAGAGAAGAGACTCTTACTAG GCATGAGATACTGAGCATGGTGAAAAAGCACTCAAAGTCGTTGGGAAAGACGTCTCTTGATGAGCAAGAGGCTTCAGATGTAGAGATGGACTCTAATTTCTGGCACGGTGTGTTTGATGTCTACTTCGTTCGATGCATGGAGTCTAGGAGGCGCCAAGACGATGATCTTCTATTCTTTGTGAAAAAATTG AGCTGTAAATCATATGGTTTGACTGAAAATGAGGACGCACCAGCTCCTTACTTCGTGCGCAGGTGGGCACCTAAG TTGGATGTGCTGCTTGGTGAAAGTCTGGCTGAAGTTGATTGGAGGAAATCATTTTATTTGAACATGGTTGCTCACACATCATTCACTGTTACTGTGGCGATTTGCAG TAATGAGGCCCTTAAGAAGTACCAAGGAAGTAAAGACACAACACTCTCTTCTATATACAAG GTTGTAAAAACTGTTTATGCATCACCTAGTCGCGTTAATTTTCATCTGGACTCAAAGAAG GAAGTGGAGACAACACCTGCTTACCCAGAAATTTGTTTTGCCGTAGATGATTTCGACTCAACATTTGATGCCGTG GTTCTGACAGAAAAAGATCATTGCTATTGTGTACTTCTTAATTCTCATGATGGGGCAGCCTTTCCAAGTGCAGATGTAAAAACTGATAAAGATTCCAGTGGTTCTAATACAAATACAGACCCGAGAAGGGTGAAAGATCCTAAG GTTACTCTGTTTTCTGGGTTTGTCAGCTATCAAATGGTTCGAGAAGCCTATGAAG gGGGGAGGAACCGGTTCGGAAGTCTTCTATCGCTGGGCCATCACTCAGGAAAAGCAGACAGACTTTATATGAAAGGCCCTGGAGGACGTGGAGAAGTTGAAGTAGCTGTCTCTGGCGTTATAG ATCAGAGCCAAGTAGTTTTAGGTCCTGTTTCACCAATGTCTTCGAAGAAGAGCATCGATCTCGGCTCCATTTTCCGTAAAGCCGCATCTGTTGCATCTGTGGCAGCTAAGCATGCAATAGCAGCTGCTACGGCCTCATATGATGAAGACGAGATGTTCCCTCTGAAATGCTGTTTAATGTCCATATCGTTGCCATGGGACACTATAGCTCATGATCTCTTATTCAAG GGATCTCCACCAGTAAACATGGAGTAA
- the LOC108834742 gene encoding uncharacterized protein LOC108834742 isoform X2: MLNDREETLTRHEILSMVKKHSKSLGKTSLDEQEASDVEMDSNFWHGVFDVYFVRCMESRRRQDDDLLFFVKKLSCKSYGLTENEDAPAPYFVRRWAPKLDVLLGESLAEVDWRKSFYLNMVAHTSFTVTVAICSNEALKKYQGSKDTTLSSIYKVVKTVYASPSRVNFHLDSKKAMETTPAYPEICFAVDDFDSTFDAVVLTEKDHCYCVLLNSHDGAAFPSADVKTDKDSSGSNTNTDPRRVKDPKVTLFSGFVSYQMVREAYEGGRNRFGSLLSLGHHSGKADRLYMKGPGGRGEVEVAVSGVIDQSQVVLGPVSPMSSKKSIDLGSIFRKAASVASVAAKHAIAAATASYDEDEMFPLKCCLMSISLPWDTIAHDLLFKGSPPVNME; this comes from the exons ATGCTCAACGACAGAGAAGAGACTCTTACTAG GCATGAGATACTGAGCATGGTGAAAAAGCACTCAAAGTCGTTGGGAAAGACGTCTCTTGATGAGCAAGAGGCTTCAGATGTAGAGATGGACTCTAATTTCTGGCACGGTGTGTTTGATGTCTACTTCGTTCGATGCATGGAGTCTAGGAGGCGCCAAGACGATGATCTTCTATTCTTTGTGAAAAAATTG AGCTGTAAATCATATGGTTTGACTGAAAATGAGGACGCACCAGCTCCTTACTTCGTGCGCAGGTGGGCACCTAAG TTGGATGTGCTGCTTGGTGAAAGTCTGGCTGAAGTTGATTGGAGGAAATCATTTTATTTGAACATGGTTGCTCACACATCATTCACTGTTACTGTGGCGATTTGCAG TAATGAGGCCCTTAAGAAGTACCAAGGAAGTAAAGACACAACACTCTCTTCTATATACAAG GTTGTAAAAACTGTTTATGCATCACCTAGTCGCGTTAATTTTCATCTGGACTCAAAGAAGGCAA TGGAGACAACACCTGCTTACCCAGAAATTTGTTTTGCCGTAGATGATTTCGACTCAACATTTGATGCCGTG GTTCTGACAGAAAAAGATCATTGCTATTGTGTACTTCTTAATTCTCATGATGGGGCAGCCTTTCCAAGTGCAGATGTAAAAACTGATAAAGATTCCAGTGGTTCTAATACAAATACAGACCCGAGAAGGGTGAAAGATCCTAAG GTTACTCTGTTTTCTGGGTTTGTCAGCTATCAAATGGTTCGAGAAGCCTATGAAG gGGGGAGGAACCGGTTCGGAAGTCTTCTATCGCTGGGCCATCACTCAGGAAAAGCAGACAGACTTTATATGAAAGGCCCTGGAGGACGTGGAGAAGTTGAAGTAGCTGTCTCTGGCGTTATAG ATCAGAGCCAAGTAGTTTTAGGTCCTGTTTCACCAATGTCTTCGAAGAAGAGCATCGATCTCGGCTCCATTTTCCGTAAAGCCGCATCTGTTGCATCTGTGGCAGCTAAGCATGCAATAGCAGCTGCTACGGCCTCATATGATGAAGACGAGATGTTCCCTCTGAAATGCTGTTTAATGTCCATATCGTTGCCATGGGACACTATAGCTCATGATCTCTTATTCAAG GGATCTCCACCAGTAAACATGGAGTAA
- the LOC108834742 gene encoding uncharacterized protein LOC108834742 isoform X3, giving the protein MLNDREETLTRHEILSMVKKHSKSLGKTSLDEQEASDVEMDSNFWHGVFDVYFVRCMESRRRQDDDLLFFVKKLSCKSYGLTENEDAPAPYFVRRWAPKLDVLLGESLAEVDWRKSFYLNMVAHTSFTVTVAICSNEALKKYQGSKDTTLSSIYKVVKTVYASPSRVNFHLDSKKEVETTPAYPEICFAVDDFDSTFDAVVLTEKDHCYCVLLNSHDGAAFPSADVKTDKDSSGSNTNTDPRRVKDPKVTLFSGFVSYQMVREAYEGGRNRFGSLLSLGHHSGKADRLYMKGPGGRGEVEVAVSGVIDQSQVVLGPVSPMSSKKSIDLGSIFRKAASVASVAAKHAIAAATASYDEDEMFPLKCCLMSISLPWDTIAHDLLFKTNFTKHV; this is encoded by the exons ATGCTCAACGACAGAGAAGAGACTCTTACTAG GCATGAGATACTGAGCATGGTGAAAAAGCACTCAAAGTCGTTGGGAAAGACGTCTCTTGATGAGCAAGAGGCTTCAGATGTAGAGATGGACTCTAATTTCTGGCACGGTGTGTTTGATGTCTACTTCGTTCGATGCATGGAGTCTAGGAGGCGCCAAGACGATGATCTTCTATTCTTTGTGAAAAAATTG AGCTGTAAATCATATGGTTTGACTGAAAATGAGGACGCACCAGCTCCTTACTTCGTGCGCAGGTGGGCACCTAAG TTGGATGTGCTGCTTGGTGAAAGTCTGGCTGAAGTTGATTGGAGGAAATCATTTTATTTGAACATGGTTGCTCACACATCATTCACTGTTACTGTGGCGATTTGCAG TAATGAGGCCCTTAAGAAGTACCAAGGAAGTAAAGACACAACACTCTCTTCTATATACAAG GTTGTAAAAACTGTTTATGCATCACCTAGTCGCGTTAATTTTCATCTGGACTCAAAGAAG GAAGTGGAGACAACACCTGCTTACCCAGAAATTTGTTTTGCCGTAGATGATTTCGACTCAACATTTGATGCCGTG GTTCTGACAGAAAAAGATCATTGCTATTGTGTACTTCTTAATTCTCATGATGGGGCAGCCTTTCCAAGTGCAGATGTAAAAACTGATAAAGATTCCAGTGGTTCTAATACAAATACAGACCCGAGAAGGGTGAAAGATCCTAAG GTTACTCTGTTTTCTGGGTTTGTCAGCTATCAAATGGTTCGAGAAGCCTATGAAG gGGGGAGGAACCGGTTCGGAAGTCTTCTATCGCTGGGCCATCACTCAGGAAAAGCAGACAGACTTTATATGAAAGGCCCTGGAGGACGTGGAGAAGTTGAAGTAGCTGTCTCTGGCGTTATAG ATCAGAGCCAAGTAGTTTTAGGTCCTGTTTCACCAATGTCTTCGAAGAAGAGCATCGATCTCGGCTCCATTTTCCGTAAAGCCGCATCTGTTGCATCTGTGGCAGCTAAGCATGCAATAGCAGCTGCTACGGCCTCATATGATGAAGACGAGATGTTCCCTCTGAAATGCTGTTTAATGTCCATATCGTTGCCATGGGACACTATAGCTCATGATCTCTTATTCAAG ACTAATTTCACTAAACATGTTTGA